The Sorex araneus isolate mSorAra2 chromosome 5, mSorAra2.pri, whole genome shotgun sequence genome has a segment encoding these proteins:
- the GPR89A gene encoding Golgi pH regulator A isoform X2, protein MYFFWKLGDPFPILSPKHGILSIEQLISRVGVIGVTLMALLSGFGAVNCPYTYMSYFLRNVTDTDILALERRLLQTIDMIISKKKRMAMTRRTMFQKGEVQNKPSGFWGMIKSVTTSTPGSENLTLIQQEVDALEELSRQLFLETADLYATKERIEYSKTFKGKYFNFLGYFFSIYCVWKIFMATINIVFDRVGKTDPVTRGIEITVNYLGIQFDVKFWSQHISFILVGIIIVTSIRGLLITLTKFFYAISSSKSSNVIVLLLAQIMGMYFVSSLLLIRMSMPLEYRTIITEVLGELQFNFYHRWFDVIFLVSALSSILFLYLAHKQAPEKHMTP, encoded by the exons ATGTATTTCTTCTGGAAACTAGGAGATCCATTTCCTATTCTCAGTCCAAAACATG GGATCTTGTCCATAGAGCAGCTCATCAGCCGCGTCGGTGTGATTGGGGTGACCCTCATGGCGCTCCTTTCTGGATTCGGTGCTGTCAACTGCCCGTACACGTACATGTCCTACTTCCTCAG GAATGTGACCGACACAGATATCCTTGCCCTGGAACGGCGACTGCTCCAGACCATTGACATGATCATAAGCAAGAAGAAAAG GATGGCCATGACACGGAGAACTATGTTCCAGAAGGGGGAGGTACAGAACAAGCCTTCAGGATTCTGGGGCATGATAAAAAGCGTCACCACTTCAACCCCCGGAAGCGAGA ACCTGACGCTTATTCAGCAGGAAGTGGATGCATTGGAAGAACTAAGCAGGCAGCTTTTTCTGGAAACTGCGGATCTTTATGCTACCAAG gagAGAATAGAATATTCCAAAACCTTCAaggggaaatattttaattttctgggtTACTTTTTCTCGATCTACTGTGTTTGGAAAATTTTCATG GCGACCATCAATATTGTTTTTGACCGAGTTGGGAAGACTGATCCTGTCACCAGAGGCATtgaaatcactgtgaattatCTGGGGATCCAATTTGAT GTAAAGTTTTGGTCGCAGCATATCTCCTTTATCCTCGTTGGAATCATCATCGTCACCTCTATTAGAGGCTTACTGATCACTCTGACTAAG TTCTTCTATGCCATCTCCAGCAGTAAATCCTCCAATGTCATTGTCCTGCTACTGGCACAAATAATG GGGATGTACTTCGTGTCTTCCTTGCTGCTGATCCGGATGAGCATGCCTCTGGAGTACCGCACCATCATCACCGAGGTCCTTGGGGAGCTGCAGTTCAACTTCTACCATCGCTGGTTTGACGTCATATTCTTGGTCAGCGCCCTCTCCAGCATCCTATTCCTCTACCTGGCGCACAAGCAGGCACCCGAGAAACACATGACGCCTTGA
- the GPR89A gene encoding Golgi pH regulator A isoform X1 → MSFLIDSSIMITSQILFFGFGWLFFMRQLFKDYEVRQYVVQVIFSVTFAFSCTMFELIIFEILGVLNSSSRYFHWKMNLCVILLILVFMVPFYIGFFIVSNIRLLHKRRLLFSCLLWLTFMYFFWKLGDPFPILSPKHGILSIEQLISRVGVIGVTLMALLSGFGAVNCPYTYMSYFLRNVTDTDILALERRLLQTIDMIISKKKRMAMTRRTMFQKGEVQNKPSGFWGMIKSVTTSTPGSENLTLIQQEVDALEELSRQLFLETADLYATKERIEYSKTFKGKYFNFLGYFFSIYCVWKIFMATINIVFDRVGKTDPVTRGIEITVNYLGIQFDVKFWSQHISFILVGIIIVTSIRGLLITLTKFFYAISSSKSSNVIVLLLAQIMGMYFVSSLLLIRMSMPLEYRTIITEVLGELQFNFYHRWFDVIFLVSALSSILFLYLAHKQAPEKHMTP, encoded by the exons GTCCGTCAGTATGTTGTACAGGTGATCTTCTCTGTGACTTTCGCATTTTCTTGCACCATGTTTGAGCTCATCATCTTTGAGATCTTAGGCGTACTGAATAGCAG CTCCCGTTATTTTCACTGGAAAATGAACCTGTGTGTCATCCTGCTGATCCTCGTGTTCATGGTGCCTTTTTACATTGGCTTTTTTATTGTAAGCAACATTCGACTAT TGCACAAACGGCGACTACTTTTTTCCTGTCTCTTATGGCTGACCTTTATGTATTTCTTCTGGAAACTAGGAGATCCATTTCCTATTCTCAGTCCAAAACATG GGATCTTGTCCATAGAGCAGCTCATCAGCCGCGTCGGTGTGATTGGGGTGACCCTCATGGCGCTCCTTTCTGGATTCGGTGCTGTCAACTGCCCGTACACGTACATGTCCTACTTCCTCAG GAATGTGACCGACACAGATATCCTTGCCCTGGAACGGCGACTGCTCCAGACCATTGACATGATCATAAGCAAGAAGAAAAG GATGGCCATGACACGGAGAACTATGTTCCAGAAGGGGGAGGTACAGAACAAGCCTTCAGGATTCTGGGGCATGATAAAAAGCGTCACCACTTCAACCCCCGGAAGCGAGA ACCTGACGCTTATTCAGCAGGAAGTGGATGCATTGGAAGAACTAAGCAGGCAGCTTTTTCTGGAAACTGCGGATCTTTATGCTACCAAG gagAGAATAGAATATTCCAAAACCTTCAaggggaaatattttaattttctgggtTACTTTTTCTCGATCTACTGTGTTTGGAAAATTTTCATG GCGACCATCAATATTGTTTTTGACCGAGTTGGGAAGACTGATCCTGTCACCAGAGGCATtgaaatcactgtgaattatCTGGGGATCCAATTTGAT GTAAAGTTTTGGTCGCAGCATATCTCCTTTATCCTCGTTGGAATCATCATCGTCACCTCTATTAGAGGCTTACTGATCACTCTGACTAAG TTCTTCTATGCCATCTCCAGCAGTAAATCCTCCAATGTCATTGTCCTGCTACTGGCACAAATAATG GGGATGTACTTCGTGTCTTCCTTGCTGCTGATCCGGATGAGCATGCCTCTGGAGTACCGCACCATCATCACCGAGGTCCTTGGGGAGCTGCAGTTCAACTTCTACCATCGCTGGTTTGACGTCATATTCTTGGTCAGCGCCCTCTCCAGCATCCTATTCCTCTACCTGGCGCACAAGCAGGCACCCGAGAAACACATGACGCCTTGA